One Clostridium sp. CM027 genomic window carries:
- a CDS encoding ABC transporter ATP-binding protein, whose amino-acid sequence MDRIDENKAIKKIDIGIWRKLFKYLTEFKNGLIFLAFLMVGVAGVDVVMPLLTRYAIDNFIAKKTIDGLTIFALVYFCIIVFQALNVRLFIMHAGKIETHLAYHIRKLGFKRLQQLSVSYYDNSSVGWLMARMTSDVTRLSEIISWGLIDMVWAIVMMTGFIGVMLYNNVKLTLISMSVVPFLFLIGIFFQKKILKSYRKVRKLNSHLTADFSEEVSGAKTTKTLVREEENLNEFKQDAGNMRNSSVKAAMFSALFLPIVISMGSVGAGFALWLGGDRVISQSLSYGTFVMFIAYTVQFFDPVSQLAGTIAELQNAQASAERIIALIETEPDIWDKNDVIEKYGDLFNAKQENWEEIHGDIEFKDVCFSYKNGEKVFQNFNLKVKKGETIALVGETGSGKSTLVNLLCRFYEPSSGEILIDGKDYRERSLLWLQSNLGYVLQSPHLFSGNIRDNIIYGKLNATFDEIENASKLVNAHGFISKLEKGYDTQVGEGGGNLSTGEKQLISFARAIVADPALFVLDEATSSIDTETERMIQNAIEKVLNGRTSFVVAHRLSTIVSADRILVIRNGKITESGNHRELLKRKGYYYKLYTNQLLEDKEMESKTVLS is encoded by the coding sequence ATGGATAGGATAGATGAAAATAAAGCTATTAAAAAAATAGATATAGGTATATGGAGAAAGCTCTTTAAATATCTTACAGAATTCAAAAATGGACTTATATTTTTGGCTTTCCTAATGGTAGGTGTGGCAGGCGTAGATGTAGTAATGCCACTACTTACAAGGTATGCTATTGATAATTTTATAGCAAAGAAAACTATAGACGGGCTTACAATATTTGCATTGGTTTACTTTTGCATAATTGTTTTTCAAGCGTTAAATGTAAGATTATTTATAATGCATGCAGGTAAAATTGAAACGCACTTGGCTTATCATATAAGAAAGCTTGGGTTTAAAAGGCTTCAACAGCTATCTGTTTCATATTATGATAACTCATCAGTGGGATGGCTTATGGCAAGGATGACCTCAGATGTAACAAGGCTTAGTGAAATAATATCCTGGGGATTAATTGATATGGTGTGGGCAATAGTTATGATGACTGGGTTTATAGGAGTAATGCTTTATAATAACGTAAAGCTAACTCTTATAAGCATGAGTGTGGTGCCATTCTTATTTTTAATAGGGATATTTTTTCAAAAAAAAATATTAAAATCATATAGAAAGGTTAGAAAATTAAATTCACATTTAACTGCGGATTTTAGTGAAGAGGTATCTGGAGCTAAAACTACTAAAACTCTTGTTCGTGAAGAAGAAAACTTAAACGAATTTAAACAAGATGCAGGCAATATGAGAAATTCTTCAGTTAAGGCAGCTATGTTCTCTGCTCTCTTTCTTCCAATTGTTATATCTATGGGTAGCGTAGGAGCAGGTTTTGCTTTATGGCTAGGAGGGGATAGGGTTATATCACAATCGCTATCTTATGGTACTTTTGTAATGTTTATTGCTTATACTGTGCAGTTCTTCGACCCTGTAAGTCAGCTAGCTGGAACCATTGCAGAACTTCAGAATGCTCAAGCATCTGCAGAGAGAATTATAGCTTTAATAGAAACTGAGCCAGATATATGGGATAAAAATGATGTAATTGAAAAATACGGAGATTTATTTAATGCAAAACAAGAAAACTGGGAAGAAATACATGGAGATATTGAATTTAAAGATGTGTGCTTTTCCTATAAAAATGGAGAAAAGGTGTTTCAAAACTTTAACCTAAAAGTGAAAAAAGGTGAAACTATAGCGTTAGTTGGAGAAACAGGTTCTGGTAAAAGCACCTTAGTAAACCTACTTTGTAGATTTTATGAACCAAGTAGTGGAGAAATATTAATTGATGGAAAAGATTATAGAGAAAGATCACTATTGTGGCTTCAATCTAATCTAGGCTATGTACTTCAAAGCCCACATTTATTTAGTGGAAATATTAGAGATAACATTATATATGGAAAGCTTAATGCAACCTTCGATGAAATTGAAAATGCATCAAAGCTTGTAAATGCTCATGGGTTTATAAGTAAACTAGAAAAAGGCTATGATACGCAGGTTGGTGAAGGGGGAGGGAATCTATCCACAGGAGAGAAACAACTTATTTCCTTTGCTAGAGCCATTGTAGCAGATCCAGCACTATTTGTTCTTGATGAAGCTACATCATCTATAGATACGGAAACAGAAAGAATGATACAAAATGCCATAGAAAAAGTTTTAAATGGTAGAACTAGTTTTGTGGTTGCCCATAGACTTTCTACCATAGTATCTGCAGATAGAATTCTTGTTATAAGGAATGGAAAGATTACGGAGTCAGGAAATCACAGAGAACTACTAAAAAGAAAAGGTTATTACTATAAACTATATACAAATCAGCTCTTAGAAGATAAGGAAATGGAAAGCAAAACGGTGCTTTCTTAA
- a CDS encoding ABC transporter ATP-binding protein, translating into MKKLLKLTKGNRLLYITAIISIAVATFIAMLEPMVIKVTIDSIIGNKPMDVPLPMQKLVMLLGGTGMLSRNLWICALGLVILTCIRGVFLFLRGNLSARAAENIARNMRVKLYDHIQNLPYGYHVKAETGDLIQRCTSDVDTVRKFFATQMVEIGRAFFIVTFAILMMLSLNKKMTIIAMVIVPIIFVFSYVFFYKIKDTFEHSDAQEGVLTSVLQENLSGARVVKAFGRQKFEIEKYEKENMKYRDLNFKLVKLHSIYWSTSDILCMTQIGLVLVSGIYFAVNGEISLGSLVVFNTYEGMLLWPVRQLGRILSDMGKMSVSLKRITNVLEAQVEQEYGKALKPQIKGNISFENVNFEYEKDNKILSDITFTVKKGETVAIVGPTGSGKSSLVHLLLRLYDYNSGSIKVDGVELKDIERKHMRSNVGIVLQEPFLYSRTIKENIKMAKIDSEDIEIHDAATVADVHNVISSFEKGYDTIVGEKGVTLSGGQRQRVAIARTLINNMPILIFDDSLSAVDTETDRVIRQKLKKKSESNTTFIISHRISTVMAADKIIVINHGKIEDIGTHDILIKKDGIYKRIWDIQTSLDSIKDEKQVLNE; encoded by the coding sequence ATGAAAAAACTTTTAAAGTTAACTAAAGGAAATAGATTATTATATATTACAGCAATAATTTCTATAGCAGTAGCTACTTTCATAGCAATGCTGGAGCCTATGGTTATAAAAGTAACAATAGATTCAATAATAGGAAATAAACCAATGGACGTTCCATTACCTATGCAAAAATTGGTTATGCTATTAGGTGGCACAGGTATGCTTTCGAGAAATCTATGGATATGTGCTTTGGGGCTTGTAATATTAACATGTATAAGAGGGGTTTTCTTATTCCTAAGAGGGAATCTTTCTGCTCGCGCTGCTGAAAATATTGCAAGAAATATGAGAGTTAAGCTGTATGATCATATTCAGAATTTGCCATATGGATATCATGTAAAAGCAGAAACAGGTGATCTTATTCAAAGATGTACGTCAGATGTAGATACCGTTAGAAAATTCTTTGCGACGCAAATGGTGGAAATAGGAAGAGCGTTTTTTATAGTAACATTCGCAATTTTAATGATGTTATCACTTAATAAAAAAATGACGATTATTGCCATGGTAATAGTACCAATTATATTTGTATTTTCATATGTGTTCTTTTATAAAATAAAGGATACTTTTGAGCACTCAGATGCACAAGAGGGGGTACTAACCTCAGTGCTTCAAGAAAATCTAAGTGGAGCACGCGTGGTTAAAGCTTTTGGAAGGCAAAAGTTTGAGATTGAAAAATATGAAAAAGAGAATATGAAATATAGAGATTTAAATTTCAAATTAGTAAAGCTACATTCAATTTATTGGTCTACATCAGATATACTTTGTATGACTCAAATTGGTTTGGTTTTAGTATCGGGCATATATTTTGCAGTTAATGGAGAAATAAGTTTGGGCAGTTTGGTGGTATTTAACACATATGAAGGAATGTTATTATGGCCAGTAAGGCAGCTGGGTAGAATTCTTTCAGATATGGGCAAAATGTCAGTTTCGCTTAAGCGAATAACGAATGTTCTTGAAGCGCAAGTAGAACAAGAATATGGAAAAGCACTTAAGCCACAAATTAAAGGTAATATAAGCTTTGAAAATGTAAACTTTGAATACGAGAAAGATAATAAAATTTTAAGCGATATAACTTTCACAGTAAAGAAAGGCGAAACAGTGGCTATTGTTGGACCAACAGGTTCAGGTAAGTCATCGCTAGTGCATCTATTATTAAGACTTTATGACTATAACAGTGGGTCTATAAAGGTTGATGGAGTAGAGCTTAAGGATATTGAAAGAAAGCATATGAGAAGTAATGTTGGAATAGTGCTTCAGGAGCCTTTTCTCTATTCAAGAACTATAAAGGAAAATATCAAAATGGCAAAGATAGACTCTGAAGATATAGAAATTCATGATGCGGCTACAGTAGCTGATGTGCATAATGTTATATCTTCTTTTGAAAAGGGGTATGACACTATTGTAGGAGAAAAGGGTGTTACCTTGTCAGGAGGACAAAGGCAAAGGGTCGCCATAGCAAGGACACTTATAAACAATATGCCTATATTGATATTTGATGATTCACTAAGTGCGGTGGATACTGAAACTGATAGAGTTATAAGGCAAAAACTTAAAAAGAAAAGTGAAAGTAATACTACCTTCATAATCTCACACAGAATTTCTACAGTTATGGCTGCGGATAAAATTATTGTAATAAATCATGGAAAGATTGAGGACATAGGAACCCATGACATACTCATTAAAAAGGATGGTATCTATAAAAGAATATGGGATATACAGACATCGTTAGATTCCATAAAGGATGAAAAGCAGGTGCTTAATGAGTAA
- a CDS encoding SWIM zinc finger family protein: protein MAGRIRNEFGSNWWSKKWNNAISSFTISSRVDSGREYARGGNVLSIEVSKGKIEAEVQGSRLTPYKVNMELDSFSEQQWGKIMKIMSQKAIFCAKLLNGEMPENIEEAFKEAGVSLFPKKQIHLVTQCSCSDVANPCKHIAAVHYMLGVEFDKDPFVILKLRGMDKDEFLQALRTLRSGNEGEKVKRKAKIHRRSRKTIEDLKREFENFNKIDDDVLNMTFSYITPEVKHGVIKTLGIPDFCTSTDEFRCKMGTAYTSAEEETRKYIHEK from the coding sequence GTGGCTGGAAGAATAAGAAATGAATTTGGTAGCAATTGGTGGTCTAAAAAATGGAATAACGCAATTTCGAGCTTTACTATAAGTTCTAGAGTTGACAGTGGACGAGAATATGCAAGAGGTGGAAATGTACTGAGCATAGAGGTTTCAAAGGGGAAAATTGAGGCAGAAGTTCAGGGAAGCAGATTAACACCTTATAAAGTGAATATGGAGCTTGATAGTTTTTCGGAGCAGCAGTGGGGAAAAATCATGAAGATTATGTCTCAAAAAGCTATTTTTTGCGCTAAACTTTTAAATGGAGAAATGCCTGAAAATATAGAGGAAGCTTTTAAAGAAGCCGGAGTTTCTCTTTTTCCCAAAAAACAAATACATTTAGTAACTCAGTGTTCCTGCTCAGACGTTGCAAACCCATGCAAACATATCGCTGCAGTTCATTATATGCTTGGGGTTGAGTTTGATAAGGATCCCTTTGTAATTTTAAAACTGAGAGGCATGGATAAAGATGAATTTTTACAAGCTTTGAGAACTTTAAGAAGTGGAAATGAAGGTGAAAAGGTTAAACGAAAAGCAAAAATACACCGTAGGTCAAGAAAAACTATTGAAGATTTAAAAAGAGAATTTGAAAATTTTAATAAAATAGATGATGATGTATTAAACATGACATTTTCTTATATAACACCCGAAGTTAAGCATGGAGTTATAAAAACATTGGGTATTCCAGACTTTTGCACAAGCACAGATGAGTTTAGGTGCAAAATGGGGACAGCGTATACTAGCGCTGAAGAGGAGACTAGAAAGTATATACATGAAAAGTGA
- a CDS encoding DEAD/DEAH box helicase yields MILNGGWIETTEGMHTFILWGESGETKCTRRGRKPKNALPLYEKMASVVELRSKTNNSAIDIKHGKYKYDAIKKELLKREIRGITFSNLDSFNLILNIERDCTKQIELSGEIKFWITVAKFTAELIIKHKYLPSLTIDRAKKKVNSQWRWHTSDPEYIDKKKVLCSNMPTECKAYFHLDDQQFIYTNSNKLVSNFMDSMIDSMVRSSCNEINKDNDYLEYDFNNLSSTWMHSLFSELPEIPIDTSDQVKMLNEYKKWIEPIKIKNNNFKFRTCFKVIPPTREEEWTIEYLLQAKDDLSLVLPAKMIFEESVDTITYLNKKFNNPQERLLEDLAVASKVFIPIERSLYDAVPIECKLSMEEAYSFLRESAYFLKEKGFGIIAPAWWKKPSRISVKLKDKKHITNTNLAVKSTFNMDTILEYDWKLALNGEEISEKEFEKISNLKIPFIQLRGQWVQVDIHQIKTLSKMKMNKGLNGKIPVGELLRLNLSDEEIIPGVTVDNIDNQEAVGHFFEKLFNLNNIEEVDIPLGFRGTLREYQKRGFYWLTFLRNHGIGACLADDMGLGKTVQSICLMLYEREKGLTDKPTLIICPTSVVGNWEKEIEKFAPNLKSAIHHGNSRWSYETFSEEIHKNEVVITTYALMVRDKELFQKEEWAGIILDEAQNIKNSASKQTQYIKKLKAEYKVALTGTPVENRLSDLWSIMDFLNKGYLYNWSTFRSEFAVPIERDGDSKKSNKLKKIIAPFVLRRLKTDTNIIKDLPEKIETKEYTALTKEQATLYQAVVNDCINKIDESEGIQRRGLIISSLTKFKQICNHPVQFLKDDGDIEGRSGKLERLLEMLEVVIEEGDRSLVFTQFAEMGHILKSEIEKKLGVRTLFLHGGTSRKKREELINVFQEDGNEPMVFILSLKAGGLGLNLTKANQVFHFDRWWNPAVENQATDRAFRIGQLKNVHVHKFICMGTLEEKIDVMLEKKQALAESVVSTNENWISEMSNEELHELFTLEQDNKDYN; encoded by the coding sequence TTGATATTAAATGGCGGATGGATAGAAACTACAGAAGGTATGCATACATTTATATTGTGGGGCGAGAGTGGAGAAACTAAGTGCACAAGACGAGGTAGAAAGCCTAAAAATGCACTTCCACTATATGAAAAAATGGCTTCAGTTGTAGAATTGCGTAGCAAAACAAATAATTCAGCAATAGATATAAAACATGGGAAATATAAATATGATGCAATAAAAAAGGAACTTCTAAAAAGAGAAATTAGGGGTATTACTTTTAGTAATTTAGATTCATTTAATTTGATTTTGAATATAGAAAGAGACTGTACGAAGCAGATAGAGTTATCAGGGGAAATAAAGTTTTGGATTACAGTGGCAAAGTTTACTGCTGAGCTAATTATAAAGCATAAGTATTTACCCTCTTTAACCATCGATAGAGCAAAGAAAAAAGTGAATTCTCAGTGGAGATGGCACACAAGCGATCCTGAGTATATTGATAAAAAGAAGGTTTTATGTAGTAATATGCCTACAGAGTGTAAGGCATATTTTCATTTAGATGATCAGCAATTCATATACACAAATAGTAATAAACTGGTAAGTAATTTTATGGATTCTATGATTGACAGTATGGTAAGAAGTAGTTGTAACGAAATAAACAAAGATAATGATTACTTAGAGTATGATTTTAATAATTTAAGTAGTACTTGGATGCATTCTCTTTTTTCAGAATTGCCTGAGATACCGATAGACACAAGTGATCAGGTTAAAATGCTAAATGAGTATAAGAAATGGATAGAACCTATAAAAATTAAAAATAATAATTTTAAATTCCGTACATGTTTCAAAGTTATTCCACCTACAAGAGAAGAGGAGTGGACAATTGAATATTTGCTTCAAGCAAAGGATGATCTTAGCCTTGTGCTACCAGCAAAAATGATTTTTGAAGAATCTGTGGATACAATAACCTATTTAAATAAAAAATTTAATAATCCCCAAGAAAGGCTTCTAGAGGATTTAGCAGTTGCCTCAAAAGTATTTATTCCTATTGAAAGGAGTCTTTATGATGCAGTACCCATAGAGTGCAAGCTATCTATGGAGGAAGCCTATTCATTTTTAAGAGAATCAGCTTATTTCTTGAAAGAAAAAGGATTTGGTATTATTGCACCAGCCTGGTGGAAAAAACCTTCAAGGATCTCTGTTAAGCTAAAGGATAAAAAGCACATTACAAATACTAATTTAGCAGTAAAGAGTACATTCAATATGGATACTATTCTTGAATACGACTGGAAATTGGCATTAAATGGAGAAGAGATAAGTGAGAAGGAATTTGAAAAAATTTCAAATTTGAAAATACCATTTATTCAATTAAGGGGTCAGTGGGTACAGGTTGATATACATCAAATTAAAACACTTTCCAAGATGAAAATGAATAAAGGGTTAAATGGGAAGATTCCTGTCGGAGAATTATTAAGACTCAACTTAAGTGATGAGGAGATAATTCCAGGAGTTACTGTTGATAATATAGATAATCAAGAAGCTGTGGGGCATTTTTTTGAGAAATTGTTTAATTTGAATAATATAGAAGAAGTTGATATTCCATTAGGATTTAGAGGTACCCTTCGTGAATACCAGAAAAGAGGGTTTTACTGGTTAACTTTTTTGCGAAATCATGGTATAGGGGCATGCCTTGCTGATGATATGGGGCTTGGAAAAACTGTACAAAGTATATGTCTTATGCTTTATGAGAGAGAAAAGGGGTTAACGGATAAACCTACTTTAATAATATGTCCTACGTCTGTTGTGGGAAATTGGGAAAAAGAAATTGAAAAGTTTGCACCTAATCTTAAATCAGCAATTCATCACGGAAATAGTAGGTGGAGTTATGAAACTTTTAGCGAGGAAATACATAAAAATGAGGTTGTTATTACAACTTATGCGCTAATGGTAAGGGATAAGGAGTTATTCCAAAAAGAAGAATGGGCAGGGATTATATTGGATGAAGCTCAAAATATTAAGAATAGCGCGTCCAAACAAACTCAATATATAAAAAAACTTAAAGCGGAATATAAAGTTGCATTAACAGGAACGCCGGTTGAAAATAGACTTTCAGATTTGTGGTCTATTATGGACTTTTTAAATAAAGGATATCTATATAATTGGTCAACATTTAGGAGTGAATTTGCAGTTCCTATAGAGCGGGATGGAGATTCTAAAAAAAGTAATAAACTAAAAAAAATAATTGCTCCATTTGTGCTACGAAGACTTAAAACTGACACAAATATTATCAAAGATTTGCCAGAAAAAATAGAGACTAAGGAATATACAGCTTTAACAAAGGAACAGGCTACTTTATATCAAGCTGTGGTAAATGATTGCATAAATAAAATTGATGAATCAGAAGGTATTCAGCGTAGGGGACTTATTATTTCTTCATTAACAAAGTTCAAGCAAATTTGTAATCACCCTGTGCAATTTTTAAAGGACGATGGCGACATTGAAGGACGCTCTGGAAAACTTGAAAGGCTTCTAGAAATGCTGGAAGTTGTTATAGAAGAAGGGGATAGGTCGCTTGTATTTACGCAGTTTGCGGAAATGGGACATATTTTAAAATCAGAAATTGAGAAAAAACTAGGGGTAAGAACACTATTTTTACATGGAGGAACCAGCAGAAAGAAAAGAGAAGAGCTAATTAATGTTTTTCAAGAAGATGGTAATGAGCCTATGGTATTTATATTATCTTTAAAGGCTGGTGGACTTGGGTTAAACCTAACAAAAGCCAATCAGGTATTTCATTTTGATAGATGGTGGAATCCTGCTGTAGAAAATCAAGCAACGGATAGGGCATTTAGAATAGGGCAACTTAAGAATGTCCATGTTCATAAATTCATATGTATGGGAACCTTAGAGGAAAAAATTGATGTTATGCTAGAAAAGAAGCAGGCACTTGCTGAAAGTGTAGTTTCAACAAATGAAAACTGGATATCAGAGATGAGCAATGAGGAGCTTCACGAACTCTTTACATTAGAGCAGGACAACAAAGATTACAATTGA
- a CDS encoding alanine dehydrogenase, producing MKTIGFPRMHKEINEKRDFLPTFFDILQKEKVKIFLEEGYGSALGYTKEDYLNKNSTIQFVSNKESYEKDIVVVLRSPEFEQIDYMKEGSILLSMLHYPTRATRVEKLKEKGIFAVSMDSIRNDFSERIVVDYEGTSGNGINAAFTELAKNYKNTCIEERKPIIVSIMGMGRVGLTAARLAGKYGNNKANEDILKEKTKGVLVKMLPRNITDDKNHMIEILKNTDILVDATTRDDATEYIVSNELLGYLKEHSIILDLTSDPYLSDVFPIQVKAIEGVPHGTLDKIVIYPADDEYSTIPKCLKSLNRRTVVSCNAWPGVNPKGCMDLYGKQLVYIVQNLIGYSVDNFDLYNNDYFNRSIYRGTIECFEESLNDYGDEIVDVVI from the coding sequence TTGAAAACTATAGGTTTTCCAAGAATGCATAAAGAAATAAATGAGAAAAGAGATTTTTTGCCAACATTTTTTGATATACTTCAAAAGGAAAAAGTGAAAATATTTCTTGAAGAAGGATATGGTTCGGCTTTAGGTTATACAAAGGAAGATTATTTAAATAAGAATAGCACAATACAATTTGTATCTAATAAAGAATCTTATGAAAAAGATATAGTTGTAGTTTTAAGATCTCCAGAGTTTGAGCAAATTGATTATATGAAAGAAGGAAGTATTTTATTAAGTATGCTCCATTATCCAACTAGAGCTACCAGAGTAGAAAAGCTTAAAGAAAAAGGCATATTTGCTGTTTCTATGGATTCTATTAGAAATGATTTTTCAGAAAGAATTGTTGTAGATTATGAGGGAACTTCAGGAAATGGAATTAATGCAGCATTTACTGAACTGGCAAAAAACTATAAAAATACTTGCATTGAAGAAAGAAAACCTATAATTGTGAGTATAATGGGAATGGGACGGGTTGGTTTAACCGCAGCAAGACTGGCAGGTAAATATGGGAATAACAAAGCAAATGAAGATATACTTAAGGAAAAAACTAAAGGTGTACTTGTTAAGATGCTACCTAGAAATATAACTGATGATAAAAATCATATGATTGAAATTCTAAAAAATACGGATATTTTAGTAGATGCAACTACTAGGGATGATGCAACAGAGTATATTGTCAGTAATGAATTATTAGGATATTTAAAGGAGCATTCTATAATTTTAGATTTAACATCAGATCCTTATTTATCAGATGTTTTTCCTATTCAAGTAAAGGCAATAGAAGGTGTACCACATGGAACACTAGATAAAATTGTTATTTACCCTGCTGATGACGAGTATAGTACTATACCAAAGTGTTTGAAATCACTTAATCGAAGAACAGTAGTAAGCTGTAATGCTTGGCCGGGAGTTAACCCAAAGGGTTGTATGGATTTATATGGTAAACAACTTGTATATATTGTACAAAATCTTATAGGATATTCTGTTGATAATTTTGATTTATATAATAATGACTATTTTAATAGATCAATATACAGAGGAACTATTGAATGTTTTGAAGAAAGTTTGAATGATTATGGAGATGAAATAGTAGATGTAGTAATATAA
- the iadA gene encoding beta-aspartyl-peptidase, translating to MLTLIKGGKVYSPQYMGKKDVLICGDKIELIEDSINIENSGLEIKVIEAYGKLLFPGFIDSHVHILGGGGEGGFKTRTPEINLSDLTTAGVTTVIGCLGTDGISRDVKSLLAKARALEEEGVSTFIYTGSYKIPIKSITGNVQEDIILIDKIIGVGEVALSDHRSSNPTFEQFSQLVGDARVAGMLSGKAGIINVHMGDGKDELNYLDRLAEETDIPLTQIIPTHINRNPSLFKKGLEYAKNGGYVDLTTSTTKKFLEEGELKCSTGLRIMLEGCVNIKNITFTSDGQGSLPDFDDKGECIGLKIGGCDSLYKEVRDAIINENVSIENAISVITSNPAEHLKLKTKGYLKVGFDADIVVVNEDDLNINTVVAKGITMIHENKVLVKGMFEK from the coding sequence ATGTTAACGTTAATTAAGGGAGGAAAAGTATACTCGCCACAGTATATGGGAAAGAAAGATGTTTTAATATGTGGTGATAAAATAGAGCTTATAGAGGATAGTATTAATATAGAAAATAGTGGGTTAGAAATTAAAGTCATAGAAGCATATGGAAAATTATTATTCCCAGGATTTATTGATTCGCATGTCCATATTTTAGGAGGAGGAGGAGAGGGTGGATTTAAAACCCGAACTCCAGAAATAAATTTATCTGATTTAACAACTGCAGGGGTAACTACAGTAATTGGGTGTTTAGGGACTGATGGTATATCAAGAGATGTGAAGTCTTTACTTGCAAAGGCAAGAGCCCTTGAAGAAGAAGGAGTATCAACATTCATATATACAGGATCGTATAAGATACCGATTAAATCTATAACTGGAAATGTGCAAGAAGATATTATTTTAATTGATAAAATTATAGGTGTTGGAGAAGTAGCCCTGTCAGACCATCGATCAAGCAATCCAACATTTGAACAGTTCTCACAATTAGTAGGAGATGCAAGAGTAGCTGGGATGTTATCTGGAAAAGCAGGAATCATAAATGTTCATATGGGTGATGGTAAGGATGAACTTAACTATCTGGATAGGTTAGCTGAAGAAACGGATATACCGCTAACTCAAATTATTCCAACACATATAAATAGGAATCCATCCTTATTTAAAAAAGGTTTAGAATATGCAAAAAATGGTGGGTATGTTGATTTAACGACAAGTACTACAAAAAAATTTCTAGAAGAAGGAGAACTGAAATGCAGCACTGGTCTTAGAATTATGCTTGAGGGATGTGTTAATATTAAGAATATAACATTTACTTCAGATGGACAAGGAAGCCTTCCAGACTTCGATGATAAAGGCGAATGTATTGGTCTTAAGATTGGGGGATGTGATTCGCTATATAAAGAGGTAAGAGATGCTATAATTAATGAAAATGTTAGTATAGAAAATGCAATTAGTGTAATAACATCAAATCCTGCAGAACACTTAAAACTGAAAACAAAAGGATACTTAAAGGTTGGCTTTGATGCAGATATTGTTGTAGTTAATGAAGATGATTTAAATATCAATACTGTAGTAGCAAAGGGTATAACAATGATTCATGAAAATAAGGTTTTGGTTAAGGGAATGTTTGAAAAATAA